Genomic window (Hydrogenimonas cancrithermarum):
AGCAAGCACACGAAAGTTGTCGCACCGACACCCGAACGTACCATGAAAACAGCCGACACCGGCCGGCTTCCCGTCTTCGTCGTCTCCTCGCTGGACGATCGGATGGAAAAAGCCATCCGCTCTTTTCAGGGCCGAGGCCTCCTGCTCTTTCCCGAACCGGAGCGCACGGGACCGATGACGGAAAACGTTTTGAAAAGCGGCCTCGTTCCGATACCGGTGAAACTGGAGTCGCTGGCGACACTCTCCTTTTCTCACGCCGTCAAAAGTGTCGAAACGCTCTTCCTGGAAGCGACGCCAGAAGATTTTATGCTGGGAGCCGAAGATCATTTCGACGTTCTAAAACCCCATACCTTCAATCGATTCTATCATGCAGAAGGCAGACATCTACGCGAAGCGGTCCTGCGCATGGCACACAGAGCGAGAACGCTTCGCCGGATCGAGGGTATCGCCTACACGCTCCAACTGCCGGCCGATACGCCGCTCTTTGCACTCGACGAGGCGCTCGACGTACTGGAGATTGCCGTACCCCCCGAAACACCCCTGCTGTTCGCCATACGGTTCGATAAGGATACCGCGTCTCACGTCAAGATCAGCGCCTGTATCGGTAGTCAGACACACATGACATCCGACATCCAGACACGAATCGATGCGCAGCCGACTTATCTTGGCAAAACCGCCGTCGTCGTGGAGAGTTTTGCCGCCAACGAAATCGATGAAAAACTTCTCGAAGCTCTCTGCCGCGACAACGGCATCGAGCCGGAAGATGCCGACAGGCTTTACGACATCCTCTACCTTCGCACCGACGAGACAGCCTCTTTGATGCGGCATCTTCGCGAGAGCCGAAACACCGAAGAGCGCATCGACGCCATCGCCAAAGCACTGACCGACGGATTTATCGACGTAAAGATTCTGGAGGAACTGGCCATACTCTACCGGCTTCCGCCCGATGAGATCATCGCACGGGCCAATGGGTTGAAACCCGCCGGAAGCCCATCGTAAAGTTGTTCATTCCATATCTTCGACACACCGGAAATAGCTCCTATGCTCCTGTTCGCTCGTCGCGACGGAGCCGACGCTGAAACCCACCACATAGGCTTCGTTATCACCGAATTCGTCGTCACTCCAATAGTACTTCAAATGCATCGGTCCGAAAATCGACTTGTTGACGGCCGGTTTGACATAGTTGTAGTTGACGATGGCATAGAGCTCGTCGAGGGTGGGAAGACGCATCTTCCTCTCTTCGCAATAGGCCTGTGCTCCTTCGAAGGGAAGCTTGAGGTTACGTCTGGTTTTCTTCTCTATCGATTCCCAGATAATCCCATTGCGGCGATCCACCACCCGTCCGTCGGGAAGTTTTTCGAAACCCTCGTCCGACTGCATCACCTTTGCCTGGTTCGTACAGATGAGATGCGCTTTGACCCATTTTGGCGTCGGCGTAATGTCTCCGTCCTGCAGATAGAAGGCAAAGGCCGGAATATCCTTGTTGTTGACGAAATACTCGTTTTCATGCCGGATCATCTTCACGATCCGTGCCTCACCCAACGTGTTGCCGCTCCAGTAGCGCTTATCTTTTCCAAATTTTTCCGTCTCTCCACGAAGCGGAAAAAGTTCCCATATCTCCGGTACACGCCATCCATTGCCGAGTTTCTGCCCGCACACATTGCGTGCCTGGAAATAGTCGTAGGTTCCATCTACTTCCCTGAACTCGCCGGCAAAGAGCAATAGTGCCGACACCATCGTTATCAAGACAGATCGCATTGCAGTATAATCCTTTATATGAAACTGAGTGCAGGTATTTTACCATTTAAACAAGATCCCGACGGAATAAAAGTCTACCTCGTCCATATGGGCGGCCCTTTCTGGAAAAAGAAGAAGCGGTCGTGGAGTATCGTCAAAGGGGAAGTGGAAGAGGGAGAAGATCTTCTGCAGGCGGCAACACGGGAGTTTTTCGAAGAGACAGGGCAGAGGATCGATGGAGATTTTTTTCCGCTTGGCGACGTCAAGAGCTCGAACAAACGAATTCATGCCTGGGCTGTGGAGGTGGAGCCTTCGACCGAGATACGATCCAATACATTCGAGCTTGAATGGCCACCGAAGTCGGGGAGGGTGATGCAGTTCCCGGAAGTGGACAGGGCGGCATGGTTCGGCCTCGAAGAAGCGAAAGAGGTGATTGTCGCTTCCCAGATTCCATTTCTCGAGCGGTTGGCTGAGCTTCTTCGAAAAAACTAACGCGACTGCAAAAGTATTTTACAGCTTGCATTTGACTATAATGCACGAAAATTTACAGAAGGAAATGTGTATGAAAATCAAACTGTTGGCGGCACTCTTCGCCTCGGCGCTTCTCATGAGCGGCTGTAACAACAAAGTGGAAGAGAAACCTCTTATCGAGGTGAAAGAGGGGAGAGTCGCACCTGCAATCGAAGTGGGAAAACCGTTCGAGTCGGGAACGTTGAAGGATCAGTTCGGGAAAGAGGGCAGTGTTACACCCGATACCGAAAAAGTGATTATCGTATTCGGTAAGGCGACAGGCCATCTGGTCAAAGAGTACCTCAATACCAAACCCAACGATTTCCTGGCGAAAGAACATGTCGTCTTCATCGCGGATGTAAGCGGTATGCCTTCGATGATCCTCAAATATGTCGCACTTCCGGACCTGCAGAAGCACAAATACCCGATCTATCTGATTCTCGATGAAAAAATTTCCGAGAAGTTCAGGAACGAAAAATATAAAGATTACATTATGGTGGTAGACCTCGACCACGCTATCGTCGAAAAGGTGGATTTCGTCACGAGCGACAAAGACCTCGAAAACGCCATAGACTAAATCTCTATCTGCATAAAATCATACGCCACTTCGACGTTACCGTCGAAATGGCGCTTCGCTTCCTCCACCAACTCCGAAACTCTTCCTTTTTTATCGTATCTTGGGCTGATATGATTTAATATGAGCCATTCCACCCCCATTTTCTGTGCCGCTTCGGCCAACTGCTTCGCCGTGGTGTGTTTGAATTTTCTGGGCAGATGGTCGAAATCGTACTGTGTGTAGGTCGCTTCATGGATCATGAGGTCGTACGGCGCGAAAGGTGAAAATAGAAGGGGGTCGTCGTTGTCCCCACCGATGGCGATGCGTCTGCCCTTTTTCGGCACACCGACAAGATCTCTGCCGTCGATCGAACGCCCGTCGGGCAGCTTCACCGTTTCGCCCCTTTTCAGTTTCGAATAGAGTGGCCCTTCCGGAATCCCGAGAGCCTTGGCCTTTTCGATATCGAACCGTCCGGGCGTATCGTCGAAAATGACGACAAAGCCATACGATGTGATTGAATGAGAGAGCTCGACGACAACGATACGCATTCCCTCGAAACGCATTGTCGTATCTTTCGAAATCTCGAAGATTTTCAGATCGAAGGGAAGGTTGAGCTGTGAAAATTTCATGACCGTTTCGAGCATCTCCTTGATGCCGGGCGGGCCGTAGATCTCCAGCGGCATTTCGGCTCTTTGCATCCCTTTGGATGCCAAAAGCCCGCAGAGCCCGTAGACATGGTCACCGTGTAGATGCGTGATGAAGATACGGGAGAGGTTGTAGGCACTGAGACTCGTTTTGAGAAGCTGATGCTGTGTCCCTTCACCGCAATCGAAAAGCATCCAGGCTTTGGAGTTTTCAGGCTGAAGGGCGAGGGCGGAGACATTTCTGTTTCGTGTCGGGACGCCGGCCGAGGTTCCCAGAAATATGATCTTGTTCATTTGCTGCCCCCTCCTGCGATATCGTCCATGACGCTAGCCGCCTCTTTGAGCCGTTCCTTGTCGAAATGGGTATAGATTCGCGACGTATCGAGACTGGCGTGTCCCAGCGCCTCCTGCACCAATACGAGGTCTCTCTTTTTAAGGTAGAGCATCGTTGCGAAAGTGTGGCGCAGCATGTGGGCACCGTTCTTCTCTTTCCGTATACCTGCTTGCATCAATATCTTCTCAACGATGCGGCTGACATAGGCCTGGGTGAGGGGAGTACCCTTTTTGTTGCAGAAGAGCCAATCGCTTTCGCATTGGCGCAGTTGCATCCATTCGGATAGATATTCATTAATATGAGAAGCTTTGATCATGACGACACGCGCCTTGTTCCCCTTGCCGGTGATGCGGATGAGATAGATGTCGCCTTCGGGAATCAGATCTTTGGTTTTGAGCTGGAGCGCTTCGCCGACGCGGATGCCGGTAAAGAGGATCAGTTTGATCAAAAGACGGTTTCTGGCCGCCACGGCCGTCTGAAAGGGATGGGTTTCGATCGCTTCGAGAAAGCGTTCGACTTCGGCTTCTTGCATGTAAGAGGGGAGTTTGGTACCGCTTTTACCGGACAAACCGCCCCAGTTTTTCAGCTCGATACCGTAATGGTGAGCTTTCGAGTCCATATCGCCGTTTTGTTTGTCGATATAGCCGAAAAAGTTGATCATCGCGATACGGTAGTTCTTTTTGGTCGCATCCGAAAGAGTCGCGGTCGCCGAAGCCAGAAAGTCGCTGATGAGCTCTTCGTCGATCTCTTTCATCGAAGCGAGCCCGAGATCGGTCAGATAGATGTAAAGTTTTTCCAGAGGCTTGTAGTAGGTATTGATGCCGATCAGCCCTGCATTTCGCGCCTCTTTGGCAAGACGTGAGAGTGTCTCTATACCATCGACACCGGTACGCAGCTGCGCGATGATACGCGCGAGCATTTGCGGGTCGTTGACCTGGCGGTTGGAGAGCGAATTGAGCTTGGAGTGCATGTAGCGGCCCATCCAGAAAAGCAGTGTTTTGTCGAAGCGGTTTTCGAAATCGAGCGGGTATCGCATAGTCAGAATCCTGTGTCATGGAAATAGATTCAAAAGTATTGAAAACTATAATTTTCAAACTATATTTTATCGCCATCATCTTTAAAATCAGCTTCACAACCTGCATGATCAAATGTTCACTTGGCGATTAATATATTATTAACGATTGTTCATCTATAATAGCGTCGTCAAAGAACAGTCGTTCATCCACCAAAAACCAATATATGGGGATTTCACAGAATGCCGAAACAGAAAAACACAAAGCAGAAAATCATCGATGCGGCGATCGAATTGATCGCTAAGCAGGGGTACAGAGGTGCATCGGTGCGAAAAATCGCCGCTGCCGTAGGAATTAGAGAAAGTGCCATTTACAACCATTTCAGAAACAAAGAAGAGATACTCAAACAGATCATTTCAGAGATTTTCGTCACCCCTTTCGAGTTCAAAGACCTGGAAGAGAAAGCGAAAAAAGGAAAGTCGTTTCTGCATCAGTTCGTTGTAGCCTATAAACTGATATCGTTCGACAAAAAGAAAGAGAAACTCTTCAGAGTGTTGATGATCGAGCTTTTTCAAAACAAGGGGTTGAGGGAAAGTTTTCTGCAGGAGTTTCACCAAAAGGATATTCAGCAGCTATCCAAGGC
Coding sequences:
- a CDS encoding tyrosine-type recombinase/integrase, whose amino-acid sequence is MRYPLDFENRFDKTLLFWMGRYMHSKLNSLSNRQVNDPQMLARIIAQLRTGVDGIETLSRLAKEARNAGLIGINTYYKPLEKLYIYLTDLGLASMKEIDEELISDFLASATATLSDATKKNYRIAMINFFGYIDKQNGDMDSKAHHYGIELKNWGGLSGKSGTKLPSYMQEAEVERFLEAIETHPFQTAVAARNRLLIKLILFTGIRVGEALQLKTKDLIPEGDIYLIRITGKGNKARVVMIKASHINEYLSEWMQLRQCESDWLFCNKKGTPLTQAYVSRIVEKILMQAGIRKEKNGAHMLRHTFATMLYLKKRDLVLVQEALGHASLDTSRIYTHFDKERLKEAASVMDDIAGGGSK
- a CDS encoding TetR/AcrR family transcriptional regulator, whose protein sequence is MPKQKNTKQKIIDAAIELIAKQGYRGASVRKIAAAVGIRESAIYNHFRNKEEILKQIISEIFVTPFEFKDLEEKAKKGKSFLHQFVVAYKLISFDKKKEKLFRVLMIELFQNKGLRESFLQEFHQKDIQQLSKALFIMMQEGLIRSGDPMFMAQEFLAPLFYIRLQVSLLRIDSKSTAPIATQFEKHADFFWESVAL
- a CDS encoding Lcl C-terminal domain-containing protein codes for the protein MRSVLITMVSALLLFAGEFREVDGTYDYFQARNVCGQKLGNGWRVPEIWELFPLRGETEKFGKDKRYWSGNTLGEARIVKMIRHENEYFVNNKDIPAFAFYLQDGDITPTPKWVKAHLICTNQAKVMQSDEGFEKLPDGRVVDRRNGIIWESIEKKTRRNLKLPFEGAQAYCEERKMRLPTLDELYAIVNYNYVKPAVNKSIFGPMHLKYYWSDDEFGDNEAYVVGFSVGSVATSEQEHRSYFRCVEDME
- the rnz gene encoding ribonuclease Z; this encodes MNKIIFLGTSAGVPTRNRNVSALALQPENSKAWMLFDCGEGTQHQLLKTSLSAYNLSRIFITHLHGDHVYGLCGLLASKGMQRAEMPLEIYGPPGIKEMLETVMKFSQLNLPFDLKIFEISKDTTMRFEGMRIVVVELSHSITSYGFVVIFDDTPGRFDIEKAKALGIPEGPLYSKLKRGETVKLPDGRSIDGRDLVGVPKKGRRIAIGGDNDDPLLFSPFAPYDLMIHEATYTQYDFDHLPRKFKHTTAKQLAEAAQKMGVEWLILNHISPRYDKKGRVSELVEEAKRHFDGNVEVAYDFMQIEI
- a CDS encoding NUDIX domain-containing protein, which produces MKLSAGILPFKQDPDGIKVYLVHMGGPFWKKKKRSWSIVKGEVEEGEDLLQAATREFFEETGQRIDGDFFPLGDVKSSNKRIHAWAVEVEPSTEIRSNTFELEWPPKSGRVMQFPEVDRAAWFGLEEAKEVIVASQIPFLERLAELLRKN